A portion of the Pithys albifrons albifrons isolate INPA30051 chromosome 1, PitAlb_v1, whole genome shotgun sequence genome contains these proteins:
- the NIT2 gene encoding omega-amidase NIT2: MRAASGAMATFRLALIQLHVSAVKSDNLQRACRLVREASAKGAKVVALPECFNSPYGTQYFKEYAEKIPGESTQKLSEVAKECSIYLIGGSIPEEDGGKLYNTCTVFGPDGAMLAKHRKVHLFDINVPGKIQFKESETLSPGNSFSMFDMPYCKVGLGICYDMRFAEMAQIYGQKGCQLLIYPGAFNLTTGPAHWELLQRGRAVDNQVYVATVSPARDEKASYVAWGHSTVVNPWGEVIAKAGAEETVVYTDIDLKKLAEIRQQIPILSQKRCDLYGVEMKK, encoded by the exons ATGCGGGCGGCGAGCGGAGCCATGGCGA CCTTCCGCCTTGCTCTTATTCAGCTTCATGTGTCTGCTGTTAAATCGGATAATCTTCAACGAGCCTGTAGACTGGTGAGAGAAGCATCAGCTAAAGGAGCAAAAGTTGTGGCTCTACCT GAATGTTTTAATTCTCCATATGGAACCCAATACTTTAAGGAGTATGCAGAGAAGATCCCTGGGGAATCGACACAGAAGCTCTCAGAAGTTGCAAAGGAGTGCAGCATTTATCTCATTGGAG GATCCATTCCAGAAGAGGATGGTGGAAAGCTGTATAACACCTGTACTGTCTTTGGGCCTGATGGTGCCATGCTGGCAAAGCATAGGAAG GTTCATTTGTTTGACATTAATGTTCCTGGGAAGATACAGTTCAAAGAGTCTGAAACATTGAGTCCAGGGAATAGTTTCTCCATGTTTGACATGC CATACTGTAAAGTGGGCCTGGGCATCTGCTATGATATGAGATTTGCTGAGATGGCTCAAATCTACGGCCAGAAAG GTTGCCAGCTGCTGATATATCCAGGGGCTTTTAACCTAACAACAGGACCAGCTCACTGGGAACTCTTACAAAGGGGACG TGCTGTTGATAATCAAGTCTATGTAGCTACCGTATCTCCTGCTAGAGATGAGAAAGCATCCTATGTTGCCTGGGGACACAGCACTGTAGTAAATCCATG GGGTGAAGTCATAGCCAAAGCTGGGGCTGAGGAAACAGTTGTATACACAGATATAG ATCTGAAGAAACTTGCAGAAATACGTCAACAAATCCCTATTTTAAGCCAGAAGCGTTGTGATCTCTATGGTGTAGAGATGAAAAAGTGA